The genomic interval AAACCATGAAAGCGCTTGACCATGTGGTGCGTCAGGGAAAGGCTATGTATGTCGGATTATCCAACTACCCCGCTGAACTCGCTCGCCAGGCGATTGATATCCTTAATGACCTCGGTACGCCCTGCCTTATCCACCAGCCGAAATACTCCCTCTTTGAACGTGCGCCGGAAGAGGGACTGCTGAACGTGCTGCAGGAAAAAGGGGTGGGCTGTATTCCCTTCTCGCCGCTGGCCGGCGGGCAACTGACCAACCGCTATCTGAACGGCATTCCCGCAGACTCACGCGCGGCAAGCGGCAGTCAGTTCCTCAACCCTGACCAGATCACCGAAGAGAAACTGGAGAAGGTAAGAAAGCTGAACGCCATGGCGGAAGATCGCGGCCAGAAGCTGTCCCAGATGGCGCTGGCCTGGGTATTACGCCATGAGAATGTGACGTCAGTGCTGATTGGGGCAAGTAAAGCGGTGCAGATTGATGACGCCGTGGGCATGCTGGAAAACCGCCATTTCTCTGCGGAAGAACTGGCCCATATAGAAGAGATTCTGAACAGCTCAAAATAGATCCATTTTTAGCAAAAAGTGCTCTCACCCTGGAATTCGGAGTTGAGGCGATGAAACGAGGCTTTACCAACTCGTAATATTGCGTTAACAGGCCCAACAAAGGCCCCGATCGTGAAGGAGAAAGAGTATGTTCAGGTCACTGATTCTTGCAGCGGTATTACTGGCTTCAGCCCCGCTGATCGCCACTGCGGGCGAAATCACCCTGTTGCCATCAGTAAAATTACAAATTGGCGATCGTGACGACTACGGCAGATACTGGGACGGCGGCTACTGGCGCGACCGTGACTACTGGAACCGTCATTATGAATGGCGCGGTGATCGCTGGTGGAAACATGATAACGGCAGACACCGCGGCTGGTATAAAGACAACGCGTATGAGCGCGGCTACCGTGAAGGCTGGAACGATCGTGACGACCGTCGCGGCGGCTGGGGTCGCGGCAAAGGTCATGGTCACGGCCATCATCACTAATAAAAAAGGAGCCGTGAAGGCTCCTTTTTTTGTTAAAGACCCAGCGCGGTTCCCACCAATAACCACAGGTTCAGCGCAACGACCACCACCACGATGGCCCACCCGGCTCGTTTTACCAGCGTTGAGTTGACCAGCTCGCCCATCAGGGTTTTGTTGCTGGTAAAGATCAGCAGCGGCACCAGCGCCAGCGCAATACCAAAACTCAGCAGAACCTGGCTCATGACCAGAATTCGCGTTGGGTCGAGCCCCATCAGAATCACCACAAATGACGGCAACATGGTGACGGAGCGGCGAACCCACAGCGGAATATGGAACCGGACAAATCCCTGCATCACCACCTGGCCTGCCAGCGTGCCCACCACCGTAGAAGAAAGGCCGGCAGCGACCAGGCTAAGACCAAATATCGTAGCGGCAGCATGGCTCAGTAGCGGCTCAAGCGTGAGATAGGCCTGATCGAGATCGGCAATACCGGTATGACCGTTAAAGTGGAAAGCAGCGGCTGCTGTTGCCATCATCGCCAGATTTACAAAGCCCGCGATGGTCATGGCGATCGCCACGTCCCATTTGGTGGCTGAGTAACGCTCTTTGCGCGTCCCTCCGTGGAGATGCTGAGTCAGCGAGGAGTGGAGATAAATCACATGCGGCATGATGGTCGCCCCCAATACCCCGGCGGCCAGGAACACCGCTTCCGAAGTTGGCAGGCTTGGGATCACCATACCTTTCCCGAGCTGCGCAAGATTTGGCTGTGAGAAAATCAGCTCGACGATATAGGCCGCAGCGACAAACAGCAGCAGACCGCCGATAACCTTCTCCAGCGGCTTTTGACCCCGACGCTGCAGCATCAGGATCAGGAAAGTAGCAATCCCGGTCAGCACCGCCCCCTGCAACAGCGACACGCCCAGAATCAGCTTAAAGCCGATCGCTGCACCGATAAATTCAGCGAGGTCAGTGGCCATAGCGATGATTTCAGCCTGAACCCAGTAGAGCCAGACGGCCGGGCGCGGATAATGGTCGCGAATTTGCTCCGCCAGGTTTTTACCCGTGGCAATCCCCAGCTTAGCGGAGAGCATCTGAATCAGCATCGCCATCAGGTTAGCCCAGACGACCACCCACAGCAGCTTATAACCGAAGCTGGCCCCGGCCTGAATATTGGTCGCAAAGTTACCTGGATCGATATAGCCAATGGCAGCGATGAACGCAGGTCCCATTAATGCAAACCGCAACTTGCGCGCGGCTCTGCCACTGCTACCCTCTACGCGACTGTTTGTCATGTCTGCCTCTGAAATATAGCCTTTGCTATGTTTAATGCTATCAAAATGAGAATGATTATCAAGATCATTTATAAAGTTTGCAGTGATTTCTCTGATAGCTTTGAACGATAGACGGGCGGGTAAGCTGGGCGATCTAACAGAAATTCAAATCGCGGACACTTTTGTGAAGACTAGCACACAAACTTAACTTTTCACTCATTTACCTAACATAACAAAAATGTATTGTGGATCACTATTTTTGAGACTCGTCACAGGATGTAACTATAGTGTGTCCTCGATCTCGTTTTCTTTTCACTTGTTACATAGAATGTGCAAGAAAATTAAACCTGCCTCATATTTGGAGCAAATATGGACCGCGTCCTTCATTTTGTCCTGGCACTTGTTGTCGTTACTGCACTCGCATTGCTGGTCAGCACAGACCGCAAAAAAATTCGTATTCGTTATGTTGTCCAACTGCTGGTCATTGAAGTTTTACTTGCGTGGTTCTTCCTGAACTCCAACGTAGGCCTCGGCTTCGTGAAAGGCTTCTCCGAAATGTTCGAAAAACTGCTCGGATTCGCCAACGAAGGGACGAACTTTGTCTTCGGTAAAATGAACGACGAAGGTCTGGCGTTCTTCTTCCTGAAGGTTCTGTGCCCTATCGTCTTCATCTCCGCGCTGATCGGTATTCTGCAGCACATTCGTGTTCTGCCGTTCGTTATTCGTGGAATTGGCTTCCTGTTATCCAAAGTGAACGGCATGGGCAAGCTGGAATCCTTCAACGCCGTCAGTTCCCTGATCCTCGGTCAGTCTGAGAACTTCATCGCGTATAAAGATATTCTTGGCAAAATGTCCCGTAACCGCATGTACACCATGGCGGCAACCGCAATGTCTACCGTTTCCATGTCTATCGTGGGCGCGTATATGACCATGCTGGAGCCAAAGTATGTTGTTGCGGCGCTGGTTCTGAACATGTTCAGCACCTTTATCGTTCTGTCGCTGATCAACCCGTACCGCGTTGACGCCAGCGAAGAGAACATTCAGATGTCAAACCTGCACGAAGGCCAGAGCTTCTTCGAAATGCTGGGTGAGTACATTCTGGCCGGCTTCAAAGTGGCGATTATCGTTGCCGCCATGCTGATCGGCTTCATTGCGCTGATTTCTGCACTGAATGCCCTGTTCGCAGCGGTGCTGGGTATCTCCTTCCAGGGGATTCTGGGCTACATCTTCTACCCGGTTGCATGGGTGATGGGCGTTCCGGCTCACGAAGCGCTGCAGGTGGGCAGTATCATGGCGACCAAACTGGTTTCTAACGAGTTCGTTGCGATGATGGATCTGCAGAAAATCGCCAGCACGCTTTCTCCGCGCGCGGAAGGTATTCTGTCCGTGTTCCTGGTCTCCTTCGCGAACTTCTCGTCCATCGGTATTATCGCCGGTGCGATTAAGGGTCTAAACGAAGAACAGGGTAACGTGGTTTCTCGCTTTGGCCTGAAGCTGGTTTACGGCTCTACCCTGGTGAGCGTCCTGTCTGCTTCTATCGCGGCACTGGTTCTGTAACGTTTACCGTTAAACAAAAAACCGGGAGCATGGCTTCCGGTTTTTTTATGCCCGTAACTCTTCCAGCGGTTCGGGTTTGCCTATCAGATATCCCTGCAGGTAGTCCACACCAAAGCGGAGCAGCATCTCGCGCTGCGCCGGTGTTTCTACATATTCAGCAACCACGCACAGCGATTTTGTCTTCGCCAGATTACATATCGACTGCACGATCATTGCATCCATGTCGTCTGTACAAATGTCTTTCACAAAGCAACCGTCAATTTTAATGATGTCCGCCTGCAGACGTCTCAGACGCTCATAGTTAGCGTATCCCGTACCAAAATCATCGATGGCAATACGGAAACCATAATCCCGCAGTTGCTGAATATTGTTGATACTCGAGCCTGAATTGGAGAAAGCCTGCTCTTCGGTAATCTCAATCACGACTGCCTGAGGTGCAACGCCGTACCGTTCAAACAGCGCGCAAATCTCGGTTGCCACCTCTTTTTGCATCAGCGTCAGCGGCATCAGATTGACTGAAAAGCGGGCGCCAGCGTGCGTTGCAGGGTTATCGCGCAGCCACACTAGTAATTTTTCCATGACGCACATATCAAACCGGTGGCTGAGGTTAAACTGCGCGATCAGTGGAATAAAGCGGTCAGGGGTAATAATCTCCCCCTCACTTTCCATTCGCGTCAGGATTTCATAGTATCCACTCCCGTCCGCCTTCCGGATCGGCTGCGCATATAAATGGAATTGCCCCGCCTCCAGGGCATGCTTAATCCGCGCCAGCATCAGGACACGCTCTGTCGTTTGTCCTGATGCCACCTCAAGGCTATTCGTGAGCGCGAGAACGTTTTGCGGTCCGCAGGCCTGCTCTGCCAGCCAGCTTAGCTGCCCCAGCGTGTGATGCAGTTTCTCGCCATCTTCGACCATTCCCCATGACGCGCCAAACTCTATGTCCAGCCCGGTGTTGTTCCAGAAAATCTTACTGCTGTTGAGCCGGTCGACCATATGCTGGAGACGTTCAGCAATTTCCGGCCCAAGCAATACCAACACCAGCTCGCTTCCGGGCAACTGGAAGAGCATCTCATCTTTTTGCAGGAGCGGCTGAAGCGACGTGGCGATCGTTCGTTTGCAGTGGACCCGCATGATAATCCCGTAGTGGCGGCTCAAAAATTCCAGGTTATCCATACGCAGAATGCTCACTTTTGCATCCGGATGAATCTCAAGGTGATCCTCCAGCGCACGAATATTGGGCAAACCGGTAAGTGGATCGGTAAGCGCCCTGTCCTGCCAGCCCCGCTTCAGCCACTCGCTGCGCTGGTAAATGCGCGACATGTAAAGCAAACAGATGGCGAAAGAGATCAGCACGGAGAGGATAAAAGAGAGCGAATGGCCCGATTCTACCCCGTTGAGGAAATTATAGTTATAGGTCAACAGCAGGAGCGCGGAGGTAGCCCACAGCACAGAAATCAACGCATAGGTCAGGCGGCTTATCGCTAAGGTAAAAAGAATAAAAATAAGCGGCATCAAATAGCCCGCAATGACCGGTGATTCAAAAGGACCACATAAAATGACGAGAATGAAGCCTAAAAGCATCAACCAGACAAAAATATATAATGGATTCTTGTGATAAAACACCGGCTTCACGCTTCGCCGCCAGAAGGTGACGGCATAACGAGGATTAATTATCATTCTTAGCGGGTAATAGAACATCATGGTAAAAATCAGCCCCGCGCATATCAGGCTTTGAATATCCACAACGTTATAAATTACCGTTCCTTCGCCGAAATAGATCGAAATAGTTACCGGAAAATCAAACAAATAGCCTGCCATATACATCGACAGCTTAATACCTAATGGCACGACAAAACCGAGCCAGAATATACGAAGCCCGATGTGCTTGTTAGGGATACTGTGGCGCCAGCGCTTGCCTAGCATAAGGCGTAGCAAGCCGCATGCCGCAAACAACGCAAAGGTCTGACAGAACAGTAAAACTGAATATTGTAGTGGTGCTAAATCAAAATAAAATAAATTAGTGATAGTAAAACCTAACAGAATGGGAAGAATTGCTCTGCGCCCAAATATCAGAATTACCGCCAGCATCACGCTGAGTGGCAACCATGCTAAATAAACGTCATGACCATTAACAATTGCGCGTGGAGAGAGATAACGGGAGACAGGTACCGCAATCAGGCAAAGTGCCAGGGCAATCATAAATATCTTTACATTATTATGCGTTTTTTTATTCATTAATCAGAGCGGTATTTTCCAGGAGAATCATTGACCGGATGGATAATATGTTTATTAATTGCGCGAATCAAGTTCAAGTCTATTTATAGACTGGTTTATTGATTTCGATTGAGGAGAGGTACAGGAATACCTTCTTTTTGATAACAAAATGCGGTAACTGGCGTTACAAACAGATAAAAAAAACCCCCGTCATTCGACGAGGGTTTACAATTTTGGTGGAGCTAAGCGGGATCGAACCGCTGACCTCTTGCATGCCATGCAAGCGCTCTCCCAGCTGAGCTATAGCCCCACATGTGACTTTACTGACCGCACTCTGTTGGGTTCAGAGTTTGGTGGAGCTAAGCGGGATCGAACCGCTGACCTCTTGCATGCCATGCAAGCGCTCTCCCAGCTGAGCTATAGCCCCATCGTAAAGCTGTCATGTTGACGGGCGGCATAATATGAATTCCGCTGCGGAGTGTCAACGGCAAAATCAATTCCAGCTATTCAATCGCTGAAAAATCATGCAAATGAATCACTTTGCGAGCCTGCTCGCAGTCAGGAGTTAAGCCTGTCACGCTTTCACGTAAAACGGTGCTATAAAATGAGCCGTTAATTAACCCCATAGATATTCAGGAAATTGCATGATCAAGGAACGAATGACGCCAGAAGAGTTAGCCCTACTCACTGGCTATAGCCGCCAGACCATCAATAAATGGGTACGCAAAGAGGGTTGGATTACGTCACCAAAACCAGGCGTCCAGGGCGGGAAAGCGCGCCTGGTGCATGTGAACGAAAAAGTCCGTGACTTTATCCGCAGCGCACGTCGGGCAAGTGAAACGTCCGAACTGCCAGACGGTACGAGCCATGACGGTTCGCTTCACACCCTGCTCCTCACGCTGGCCAATGAAATGACGCCGGAAGAGCAGAAGCAGATGACATCGCTGTTAATGCGGGAAGGGATTACCGGATTGTTGCAACGTTTAGGGATTCGCGATCAGAACTGATATGAAAAAATTACGTAGCAAAATGACCACGGAAGAGCTGGCGGAGAGTTTGGGCGTTGCCAGACAAACGGTTAATCGCTGGATACGCCAGCAGGGATGGAAAACCGAAGGACTCAACGGCGTGAAGGGCGGTCGGGCACGGCTCATTCATGTTGATGCGCGCGTGAAGGAACATATTATGAGCCTTCCGGCGATCCGTAACCGTCAGGCGGTTTACCATCTCGCGGAGGCCACCGCTTCCTACAGTGAACCCTCTTCGAACCTGTCTCCGGGTATTATTGAGACGCTGGAGAGTATGACTGAGCCAGAGCAGAAGCGTCTGGACGCGTTATTGAAACGCGAAGGCATACTCGGTTTTCTTACGCGTCTGGGTATCGCTGAAGAAAAAGAATAAAAAAACGGCAGGTTATCCTGCCGTTTGTTTTATCTGAGGCGTCATTACTGCTGATTTTCACGTTCCGTGATGAAGTCCAGCGCCTTGTTAATGCGCGCCACGCAGCGTGATTTGCCGATGGCATGAACCGTTACGTCCAGCGCCGGAGACTGACCCGCTCCGGTCACCGCAACGCGCAGTGGCATACCGACTTTACCCATACCGACTTCCAGCTCGTCCGCCGTCGCCTGAATGGCGTGATGCACATTCTCAGCGGTCCATTCGGTGAGCGCAGCCAGCTTGTCACGCACCACTTCCAGCGGCTGACGCGCAACCGAACGAAGGTGTTTCTTCGCGGCGTCCGCGTCGAACTCAGCAAACTCTTCATAGAAGTAGCGGCAGCTTTCGGCAATCTCTTTCAGCGTTTTGCAGCGTTCACCGAGGAGTTTCACCAGGTCAGCAAGCTCAGGGCCAGTGCGGGTATCAATATTTGCCTGCTCAATGTGCCACTGCAGGTACGTCGCCACATATTCTGGCTGCATGGTATTGATGTAGTGATGGTTCAGCCACAGGAGCTTGTCGGTATTAAAAGCGCTCGCTGATTTGCTCACAGAGCTCAGAGAGAACAGCTCGATCATCTCTTCGCGACTGAAGATCTCCTGGTCACCGTGGGCCCAGCCCAGACGTACCAGATAGTTCAGCAGCGCTTCTGGCAGATAACCGTCGTCGCGATATTGCATGACGCTCACCGCACCGTGACGTTTAGACAGTTTTTTCCCGTCATCACCGTTGATCATGGAGACGTGCGCATAAACTGGCACAGGGGCGTTCAGCGCCTTCAGGATGTTAATCTGACGTGGTGTATTGTTGATATGGTCTTCACCACGGACAACGTGAGTAATTTCCATATCCCAGTCGTCAACCACAACGCAGAAGTTGTAGGTTGGAGAACCGTCGGTGCGACGGATGATAAGATCGTCCAGCTCCTGGTTGCTGAATTCAATTGGGCCACGGATCTGGTCGTCAAAGATCACCGAGCCCTCTTGCGGGTTAGCAAAACGCACCACGCAAGGCTCATCAGCAGCATGCTCGCTATG from Enterobacter sp. JBIWA008 carries:
- a CDS encoding YfeC-like transcriptional regulator yields the protein MIKERMTPEELALLTGYSRQTINKWVRKEGWITSPKPGVQGGKARLVHVNEKVRDFIRSARRASETSELPDGTSHDGSLHTLLLTLANEMTPEEQKQMTSLLMREGITGLLQRLGIRDQN
- a CDS encoding EAL domain-containing protein, with the translated sequence MNKKTHNNVKIFMIALALCLIAVPVSRYLSPRAIVNGHDVYLAWLPLSVMLAVILIFGRRAILPILLGFTITNLFYFDLAPLQYSVLLFCQTFALFAACGLLRLMLGKRWRHSIPNKHIGLRIFWLGFVVPLGIKLSMYMAGYLFDFPVTISIYFGEGTVIYNVVDIQSLICAGLIFTMMFYYPLRMIINPRYAVTFWRRSVKPVFYHKNPLYIFVWLMLLGFILVILCGPFESPVIAGYLMPLIFILFTLAISRLTYALISVLWATSALLLLTYNYNFLNGVESGHSLSFILSVLISFAICLLYMSRIYQRSEWLKRGWQDRALTDPLTGLPNIRALEDHLEIHPDAKVSILRMDNLEFLSRHYGIIMRVHCKRTIATSLQPLLQKDEMLFQLPGSELVLVLLGPEIAERLQHMVDRLNSSKIFWNNTGLDIEFGASWGMVEDGEKLHHTLGQLSWLAEQACGPQNVLALTNSLEVASGQTTERVLMLARIKHALEAGQFHLYAQPIRKADGSGYYEILTRMESEGEIITPDRFIPLIAQFNLSHRFDMCVMEKLLVWLRDNPATHAGARFSVNLMPLTLMQKEVATEICALFERYGVAPQAVVIEITEEQAFSNSGSSINNIQQLRDYGFRIAIDDFGTGYANYERLRRLQADIIKIDGCFVKDICTDDMDAMIVQSICNLAKTKSLCVVAEYVETPAQREMLLRFGVDYLQGYLIGKPEPLEELRA
- a CDS encoding DUF2502 domain-containing protein, which codes for MFRSLILAAVLLASAPLIATAGEITLLPSVKLQIGDRDDYGRYWDGGYWRDRDYWNRHYEWRGDRWWKHDNGRHRGWYKDNAYERGYREGWNDRDDRRGGWGRGKGHGHGHHH
- a CDS encoding NupC/NupG family nucleoside CNT transporter translates to MDRVLHFVLALVVVTALALLVSTDRKKIRIRYVVQLLVIEVLLAWFFLNSNVGLGFVKGFSEMFEKLLGFANEGTNFVFGKMNDEGLAFFFLKVLCPIVFISALIGILQHIRVLPFVIRGIGFLLSKVNGMGKLESFNAVSSLILGQSENFIAYKDILGKMSRNRMYTMAATAMSTVSMSIVGAYMTMLEPKYVVAALVLNMFSTFIVLSLINPYRVDASEENIQMSNLHEGQSFFEMLGEYILAGFKVAIIVAAMLIGFIALISALNALFAAVLGISFQGILGYIFYPVAWVMGVPAHEALQVGSIMATKLVSNEFVAMMDLQKIASTLSPRAEGILSVFLVSFANFSSIGIIAGAIKGLNEEQGNVVSRFGLKLVYGSTLVSVLSASIAALVL
- a CDS encoding Nramp family divalent metal transporter, giving the protein MTNSRVEGSSGRAARKLRFALMGPAFIAAIGYIDPGNFATNIQAGASFGYKLLWVVVWANLMAMLIQMLSAKLGIATGKNLAEQIRDHYPRPAVWLYWVQAEIIAMATDLAEFIGAAIGFKLILGVSLLQGAVLTGIATFLILMLQRRGQKPLEKVIGGLLLFVAAAYIVELIFSQPNLAQLGKGMVIPSLPTSEAVFLAAGVLGATIMPHVIYLHSSLTQHLHGGTRKERYSATKWDVAIAMTIAGFVNLAMMATAAAAFHFNGHTGIADLDQAYLTLEPLLSHAAATIFGLSLVAAGLSSTVVGTLAGQVVMQGFVRFHIPLWVRRSVTMLPSFVVILMGLDPTRILVMSQVLLSFGIALALVPLLIFTSNKTLMGELVNSTLVKRAGWAIVVVVVALNLWLLVGTALGL
- a CDS encoding YfeC-like transcriptional regulator — translated: MKKLRSKMTTEELAESLGVARQTVNRWIRQQGWKTEGLNGVKGGRARLIHVDARVKEHIMSLPAIRNRQAVYHLAEATASYSEPSSNLSPGIIETLESMTEPEQKRLDALLKREGILGFLTRLGIAEEKE
- the gltX gene encoding glutamate--tRNA ligase, which codes for MKIKTRFAPSPTGYLHVGGARTALYSWLFARHNKGEFVLRIEDTDLERSTPEAIEAIMDGMNWLNLEWDEGPYFQTKRFDRYNAVIDEMLVAGTAYKCYCSKERLDALREAQMANGEKPRYDGRCRHDHSEHAADEPCVVRFANPQEGSVIFDDQIRGPIEFSNQELDDLIIRRTDGSPTYNFCVVVDDWDMEITHVVRGEDHINNTPRQINILKALNAPVPVYAHVSMINGDDGKKLSKRHGAVSVMQYRDDGYLPEALLNYLVRLGWAHGDQEIFSREEMIELFSLSSVSKSASAFNTDKLLWLNHHYINTMQPEYVATYLQWHIEQANIDTRTGPELADLVKLLGERCKTLKEIAESCRYFYEEFAEFDADAAKKHLRSVARQPLEVVRDKLAALTEWTAENVHHAIQATADELEVGMGKVGMPLRVAVTGAGQSPALDVTVHAIGKSRCVARINKALDFITERENQQ
- the mgrA gene encoding L-glyceraldehyde 3-phosphate reductase, with protein sequence MGYQPDKNRYRTMEYRRCGRSGLRLPAISLGLWHNFGDTTLIENSRQLLQRAFDLGITHFDLANNYGPPPGSAERNFGRILQEDFLPWRDELIISTKAGYTMWEGPYGDWGSRKYLLASLDQSLKRMGLEYVDIFYHHRPDPETPLLETMKALDHVVRQGKAMYVGLSNYPAELARQAIDILNDLGTPCLIHQPKYSLFERAPEEGLLNVLQEKGVGCIPFSPLAGGQLTNRYLNGIPADSRAASGSQFLNPDQITEEKLEKVRKLNAMAEDRGQKLSQMALAWVLRHENVTSVLIGASKAVQIDDAVGMLENRHFSAEELAHIEEILNSSK